The Leifsonia xyli genomic sequence CGTCCAGGATCCGGAGCCGAAGATCCCGGTGACGACCGCGTACGTCGGCGCCAGGCCGACGACCATGACGATCGCCGGGATCATGATCGGGAGCAGGCAGACGGCCTCCAGCAGGCGGCGCAGCTTCGGGAAGCGCAGCTCGACGAGCACGATCGTCGGCAGCAGCACCAGCAGCACGATCGCGACCGTGACGACCGCGAGCACGAGCGAGTTGCCCAGCCCCTGGTAGACGCGGTCGTAGCGGGTGGTCTCGCCGCTGAAGACGGCGACCCACCGATCGAAGTTGTAGACGCCCGGCTTCGCGGTGCGGAGGGTGAACTCCACCATCGAGAACAGCGGGATGAGGAAGAACAGCCCGAGGACCGTCCAGATGACGGCGCGCACCGCAGGGCCGGGGCCCAGACGGAGCTGCTGCGTGCGACGGCGCCGGGGCGCGTCCACGGCGCGGCTCATCGCTGCCACCTCGCGGTGCGGCGGACCAGCGCGGAGTACG encodes the following:
- a CDS encoding ABC transporter permease, giving the protein MAAMSRAVDAPRRRRTQQLRLGPGPAVRAVIWTVLGLFFLIPLFSMVEFTLRTAKPGVYNFDRWVAVFSGETTRYDRVYQGLGNSLVLAVVTVAIVLLVLLPTIVLVELRFPKLRRLLEAVCLLPIMIPAIVMVVGLAPTYAVVTGIFGSGSWTLAFAYGITVLPYAYRAIQSNVAAVDMITLSEAARSLGAGSWTVFWRVLVPNLRRGILAASALSVAVVLGEFTIASLLSRVNLQTSLLLVSQSDPFVAVIFALLALVFAFLLLVVVDRLVSVRRRRSAKG